The following proteins come from a genomic window of Companilactobacillus pabuli:
- a CDS encoding HsdM family class I SAM-dependent methyltransferase has protein sequence MARVEGSTDLWVDHLLNDSKIDLDYQSSHIKNIDDALHTASKKLNRKSGYPEYVGVVKDYLLVIEDKADISNHVYTDHDVITTDDPVIVPKYALNGALHYARHILERTSYKKCFAFGVSGNEKMHKITPMFVNERGDYDVLPDVESFISFNEKNIDEYYLKEVLHEDTNEEKTTADILKDAAQLHENLRTYGQLKDVDKPLVVSGILLALREGEARNFSIDSLTGDTVTTDGDKLMDAIKSNLRRSNVQPQTKLDKLLSQFSIIKDSAKLNTKDARLGMTPLRYYTEFINRTIYQDIRYTNSTEDYLGRFYGKFMSYSGGDGQSLGIILTPKHITELFCDLVDLKPTDHVFDPTCGTAGFLIAAMHNMLKQASDDQQRRDIRRNQLYGIELQDYMFTIATTNMILRGDGKSNLKNEDFLQQPAAKLQTETMSTVGMMNPPYSQGSTKDSSQYEINFIKHLLDSLLPCARAAVIVPQSTMVGKSKAERQYKEAILKDHTLEGVITCNPNTFYRVGTNPVIAVFTAHEPHPANKEVKFIDFRNDGYEVSPHIGLVATSRVKDRKQYLLDVWRGNVEAPTKFCVKSTVKPTDEWLHSFYYFNDEIPTDADFDKSISDYLDFEFSMIMAGREYLFNDKAGDHDETD, from the coding sequence ATGGCACGAGTTGAAGGGTCTACGGATTTATGGGTGGATCACTTATTAAATGATTCTAAGATTGATTTGGACTATCAAAGCTCTCACATAAAAAATATTGATGATGCACTTCATACTGCTAGTAAAAAATTAAATAGGAAATCTGGTTATCCTGAGTATGTTGGGGTCGTAAAGGACTATTTGCTGGTGATTGAAGATAAGGCTGATATTTCCAATCATGTTTATACTGATCACGATGTTATTACGACTGATGATCCGGTGATTGTTCCTAAATATGCGTTAAATGGTGCGTTGCATTATGCTCGGCATATTTTGGAACGTACTTCGTATAAGAAGTGCTTTGCTTTTGGTGTTTCGGGTAATGAAAAGATGCATAAAATCACCCCAATGTTTGTTAACGAACGTGGTGACTATGATGTGCTACCAGACGTTGAGTCTTTTATTAGTTTTAACGAGAAAAACATTGATGAATACTATCTAAAAGAAGTCCTTCATGAGGATACCAACGAGGAAAAGACTACTGCCGACATTCTTAAAGATGCTGCACAACTTCACGAGAATTTACGGACATACGGTCAGTTAAAAGATGTTGATAAACCGTTGGTCGTATCTGGTATTCTTTTAGCTTTGCGTGAAGGAGAAGCACGTAATTTTAGCATTGATTCATTAACCGGCGATACGGTTACTACTGACGGAGATAAGCTAATGGACGCCATTAAATCTAATTTGCGGCGTTCTAATGTCCAACCACAGACCAAGTTAGATAAGTTATTGAGTCAATTCAGCATCATCAAGGATTCAGCTAAGCTGAATACTAAAGATGCTCGACTTGGTATGACTCCATTACGTTATTACACCGAGTTTATCAATCGTACTATTTATCAAGATATTCGTTATACCAACTCTACAGAGGACTATCTGGGTCGGTTCTATGGTAAATTTATGAGTTATTCAGGTGGTGACGGGCAAAGTTTAGGTATTATTTTGACGCCTAAGCATATCACAGAGCTGTTTTGTGACCTTGTAGACCTAAAACCTACCGACCATGTATTTGACCCTACTTGTGGGACTGCTGGCTTTCTAATCGCTGCAATGCACAATATGCTTAAACAGGCCTCTGATGACCAGCAGCGACGTGATATTCGTCGTAATCAGCTATATGGAATTGAATTACAAGATTACATGTTTACTATTGCTACAACGAATATGATTCTCCGTGGTGATGGTAAGTCAAATCTGAAGAATGAAGATTTCTTGCAACAACCGGCTGCAAAGCTCCAGACAGAGACAATGTCTACCGTTGGTATGATGAATCCACCATATTCTCAGGGGTCAACGAAGGATTCATCGCAGTACGAAATTAACTTCATTAAACATTTACTTGATAGCTTATTACCTTGTGCAAGAGCTGCTGTAATTGTTCCACAGTCGACTATGGTTGGTAAGTCAAAAGCAGAAAGACAATACAAAGAAGCAATTCTAAAGGATCACACTTTGGAAGGGGTCATAACGTGCAATCCGAATACTTTCTATCGAGTTGGAACTAACCCGGTTATTGCTGTATTTACAGCTCATGAACCGCACCCGGCTAACAAAGAAGTTAAGTTTATTGATTTTCGTAATGATGGCTATGAGGTTAGCCCACATATTGGGCTGGTTGCGACTTCACGTGTTAAGGATCGTAAACAATATTTACTAGATGTTTGGCGTGGCAATGTCGAAGCACCGACTAAATTCTGTGTTAAATCAACGGTTAAACCAACTGATGAATGGTTGCATAGTTTCTATTACTTTAACGATGAAATCCCTACTGATGCAGATTTTGATAAGTCAATTAGTGATTATTTAGACTTTGAGTTCTCAATGATTATGGCTGGTCGTGAATATCTGTTTAATGATAAGGCTGGTGATCATGATGAAACTGACTGA